A genomic segment from Micromonospora echinaurantiaca encodes:
- a CDS encoding esterase/lipase family protein, with product MLLRKIVTAAVLATAATLLVPATAAVAAPARADAAPATTSAATTPVIVVGGLSGVAIAYEPLAARLRADGYRVFIYQLPGLGLGDIPASARAFAGYVDQVRAATGAARVDLVGHSEGGLVSRYYLKRLGGTGVVGRYVSLGSPQYGTYVANILKFLGLGSCAGVVACQQMSIGSAFLADLNAGDDTPGAVRYTTVRTIQDELVRPVDNALLHDGSTNVLIQSSCPLRVVGHLGLVLDGTTYTVIRGALTDAPVRPNCYAL from the coding sequence ATGCTGCTCCGAAAGATCGTCACCGCCGCCGTCCTCGCCACCGCCGCCACCCTGCTCGTCCCGGCCACCGCCGCCGTCGCCGCCCCGGCCCGGGCGGACGCGGCACCCGCCACCACCAGCGCCGCCACCACCCCGGTCATCGTCGTCGGCGGGCTCAGCGGCGTCGCCATCGCCTACGAACCGCTCGCCGCCCGCCTGCGCGCCGACGGGTACCGGGTCTTCATCTACCAACTGCCCGGCCTCGGCCTCGGCGACATCCCCGCCTCCGCCCGCGCCTTCGCCGGCTACGTGGACCAGGTCCGCGCGGCCACCGGCGCGGCCCGGGTGGACCTGGTCGGCCACTCCGAGGGCGGGCTCGTCTCCCGCTACTACCTCAAGCGGCTCGGCGGCACCGGCGTCGTCGGCCGCTACGTCAGCCTCGGCTCACCCCAGTACGGCACCTACGTGGCCAACATCCTGAAGTTCCTCGGCCTCGGCAGCTGCGCGGGCGTCGTCGCCTGCCAGCAGATGTCGATCGGCTCGGCCTTCCTCGCCGACCTCAACGCCGGCGACGACACCCCCGGCGCGGTCCGGTACACCACCGTCCGCACGATCCAGGACGAACTGGTCCGGCCGGTGGACAACGCTCTGCTGCACGACGGGTCGACCAACGTGCTGATCCAGTCGTCCTGCCCGCTGCGGGTGGTCGGGCACCTCGGGCTGGTGCTCGACGGCACCACGTACACGGTGATCCGGGGCGCGTTGACCGACGCCCCGGTGCGACCCAACTGCTACGCGCTCTGA
- a CDS encoding effector-associated constant component EACC1 gives MTDVDSATRQPVRLTIIPRHRQPPQVALLDWIHRRPEYRPAVRSAGGGGGGRPGFSDAVIIAVLAQGLLPGLFNLLQSWVDQQRTEASIRIQSGETEVELQVNGRTDAARLLTQATEALRAVREPGDLPDAPA, from the coding sequence GTGACCGACGTGGACAGCGCGACGCGGCAGCCGGTGCGGCTGACCATCATTCCCCGGCACCGGCAGCCGCCCCAGGTCGCCCTGCTGGACTGGATCCACCGGCGGCCGGAGTACCGGCCGGCGGTCCGCTCGGCCGGCGGAGGCGGTGGCGGCCGTCCCGGATTCAGCGACGCGGTCATCATCGCGGTGCTGGCGCAGGGGCTGCTGCCGGGGCTGTTCAACCTGTTGCAGTCCTGGGTCGACCAGCAGCGCACCGAGGCGAGCATCCGCATCCAGTCCGGGGAGACCGAGGTGGAGCTGCAGGTCAACGGGCGTACCGACGCGGCCCGCCTGCTGACCCAGGCGACCGAGGCACTGCGCGCGGTCCGCGAACCGGGCGACCTGCCGGACGCCCCGGCCTGA
- a CDS encoding TetR/AcrR family transcriptional regulator: MTSGEQLPAVFARRPKRADARRNYDALVAAARESFAEAGAGASLEEVARRAKVGIGTLYRHFPARRDLFEAVYVDEVQALSRSAADLAGLPPWDALVAWLHRFVGYVATKRALAEELVHDSEVFRTCRTEIYAAGEPMLRRAQDAGAVRPDVTFDDVLRLISGLTMAQFTAPEQRDRVLGIALDGLRQRPVG, encoded by the coding sequence ATGACCAGCGGTGAACAGCTGCCGGCGGTCTTCGCGCGGCGCCCCAAGCGGGCCGACGCCCGGCGCAACTACGACGCCCTGGTCGCCGCCGCCCGGGAGTCGTTCGCCGAGGCCGGGGCCGGCGCCTCGCTGGAGGAGGTCGCCCGGCGGGCCAAGGTCGGCATCGGCACCCTCTACCGGCACTTTCCGGCCCGGCGCGATCTCTTCGAGGCGGTCTACGTCGATGAGGTCCAGGCGCTGTCCCGCTCCGCGGCCGACCTGGCCGGCCTGCCGCCGTGGGACGCGCTGGTCGCCTGGCTGCACCGGTTCGTCGGCTACGTGGCCACCAAGCGGGCGCTCGCCGAGGAACTGGTGCACGACTCCGAGGTCTTCCGTACCTGCCGCACCGAGATCTACGCGGCCGGCGAGCCCATGCTGCGCCGGGCGCAGGACGCCGGCGCGGTGCGGCCGGACGTCACCTTCGACGACGTGCTGCGGCTGATCAGCGGTCTGACCATGGCCCAGTTCACCGCGCCGGAGCAGCGCGACCGGGTGCTCGGCATCGCCCTCGACGGCCTCCGGCAGCGGCCCGTCGGCTGA
- a CDS encoding MFS transporter gives MAVTLRRGSRRLTFLVLAAGTGFFAMLQSLITPVLPTIQHDLHTSQNTVTWVLTAYLLSASIFTPILGRVGDMVGKGRMLVVSLAALAVGCLLAAVAPSIGVLIAARVVQGIGGAVFPLSFGIIRDEFPAARVSSAVGVISAIIAAGSGVGVVLAGPIVAALDYRWLFWIPMVVVGLTALAAHRFVPESPVRTPGRISWLAAVLLSAGLVALLLPISKATTWGWTSGPVLGLLALAAVLLAGWLVAEVRSRNPLIDMRMMRLPSVWTTNLAALLYGGSMMALFAFLPQFAQTPTVAGYGFGASVTEAGLLMLPMLVTMFLAGVVSGRLEARFSAKAQLVGGAAINAVALALLTVAHDARWQVALTAGLFGVGVGLAFASMANLVVQNVPARQTGVASGMNANIRTIGGAIGAAVVSGIITAHPQTNGLPREAGFTLGFGVLTALALAAMAAALAVPSGRRRRVTEEPAALGVPAGADELVPVPASQ, from the coding sequence GTGGCAGTGACACTCCGACGCGGCTCGCGTCGGCTGACCTTCCTCGTCCTCGCCGCCGGCACCGGGTTCTTCGCGATGCTCCAGTCGCTGATCACCCCGGTGCTGCCCACCATCCAGCACGACCTGCACACCTCGCAGAACACCGTCACCTGGGTGCTGACCGCGTACCTGCTCTCGGCATCGATCTTCACCCCGATCCTCGGCCGGGTCGGCGACATGGTCGGCAAGGGCCGGATGCTCGTCGTCTCGCTGGCCGCGCTCGCCGTCGGCTGCCTGCTCGCGGCGGTCGCGCCCAGCATCGGGGTGCTGATCGCCGCCCGCGTCGTCCAGGGCATCGGCGGCGCGGTCTTCCCGCTCTCCTTCGGCATCATCCGCGACGAGTTCCCCGCCGCGCGGGTCTCCTCGGCCGTCGGCGTCATCTCCGCGATCATCGCCGCCGGCAGCGGCGTGGGCGTGGTGCTGGCCGGGCCGATCGTCGCCGCGCTCGACTACCGCTGGCTGTTCTGGATCCCGATGGTGGTGGTCGGACTGACCGCGCTGGCCGCGCACCGCTTCGTGCCCGAGTCGCCGGTACGCACCCCGGGCCGGATCAGCTGGCTCGCCGCGGTGCTGCTCTCCGCCGGCCTGGTGGCGCTGCTGCTGCCGATCAGCAAGGCCACCACCTGGGGCTGGACCTCCGGCCCGGTGCTCGGGCTGCTGGCGCTCGCCGCCGTGCTGCTGGCCGGCTGGCTGGTGGCCGAGGTCCGCTCCCGGAACCCGCTGATCGACATGCGGATGATGCGGCTGCCGTCGGTCTGGACGACCAACCTGGCCGCCCTGCTCTACGGCGGGTCGATGATGGCTCTCTTCGCCTTCCTGCCGCAGTTCGCCCAGACCCCCACCGTCGCCGGGTACGGCTTCGGCGCCAGCGTCACCGAGGCCGGCCTGCTGATGCTGCCGATGCTGGTCACCATGTTCCTGGCCGGCGTGGTCAGCGGCCGGCTGGAGGCCCGGTTCAGCGCCAAGGCCCAGCTGGTCGGCGGCGCCGCGATCAACGCCGTGGCGCTCGCCCTGCTGACCGTCGCGCACGACGCCCGCTGGCAGGTCGCCCTCACCGCCGGCCTCTTCGGGGTCGGGGTCGGGCTGGCGTTCGCCTCGATGGCCAACCTGGTGGTGCAGAACGTCCCGGCCCGGCAGACCGGCGTGGCGTCCGGGATGAACGCCAACATCCGTACCATCGGCGGCGCGATCGGCGCGGCCGTGGTGAGTGGCATCATCACCGCCCACCCGCAGACCAACGGCCTGCCCCGGGAGGCCGGCTTCACCCTCGGCTTCGGTGTCCTCACCGCCCTGGCGCTGGCCGCCATGGCCGCGGCGCTGGCCGTACCGTCCGGCCGCCGGCGTCGGGTGACCGAGGAGCCGGCGGCCCTGGGCGTGCCGGCCGGCGCGGACGAGCTGGTGCCGGTTCCCGCGTCGCAGTGA
- a CDS encoding M48 family metalloprotease — protein MTDSPVVRAVEPATEQDPPDRHIAHRPPGYPSALVWLRVGILRDWRGVLGAFVATWFYLPLALLSAVWSGIALAVLGLFAGALGIADQLPAEVRDTPLVGTLLEAFLSRSGGVLGGFVGFAVGFLSGFLGVLLLPWRGASDEPLALLTGLLGMVAAAALIGLLYTLYRVLLEPRLLVVSGAREPSRREEARLRPVLERCAHRLGLPTLPRLLMEDDPVLPNARTYARHIVVTTSVLTEPEEEIAALLSHELVHWRAGDEVTSAFVRGVALPLTLLHAVPAWLMRTFPHPATNLVVFLFFWPVLLTMKYVVLPLHARDVRAAEYRADLGAVLTGHVDGLRAILERRRSFETGRSGWDEAVCATHPPHELRLDRLDRAAAPSTVGDAVTPELLFGKSGPIGTPRGWLVAGAAALALCVGVAGLGVVQWAFFRPQAAVDGYFSALTDRDVDAALDWLTPEERATVGDRKLLADVLRAQGYQPPTDVEITGLERDDDRATATVSYRLGDARRTGTLALRRDASATAGLFHGWRVLDGLTSLDVPPGRTGLALNGVPVPATGEGGGVLSLLPGGYTATGPGSALSEVPPEPVQVGPGQPQGAALGLTPVIRTEATTAAEERVRAYLDDCAKKAVAAPEGCPFRYYGSGIRKITWEVLEYPRVSVELTGPDTARVDTPYEGRGRIRATGTSTGYFGGTTPFTDEQELVVSGVLTASGDSLTFQTRD, from the coding sequence ATGACCGATTCGCCGGTGGTACGCGCCGTCGAGCCCGCTACCGAGCAGGACCCGCCCGACCGGCACATCGCCCACCGTCCGCCCGGCTACCCGAGCGCCCTGGTCTGGCTGCGCGTCGGCATCCTGCGCGACTGGCGGGGCGTGTTGGGAGCGTTCGTCGCCACCTGGTTCTACCTGCCGCTGGCACTGCTCTCCGCGGTCTGGAGCGGCATCGCCCTCGCCGTCCTGGGCCTCTTCGCCGGTGCCCTCGGCATCGCCGACCAGCTCCCCGCCGAGGTGCGGGACACCCCGCTGGTCGGCACGCTGCTCGAGGCCTTCCTCAGCCGCTCGGGCGGGGTGCTCGGCGGCTTCGTCGGCTTCGCCGTCGGTTTCCTGAGCGGATTCCTCGGCGTACTGCTGCTGCCCTGGCGCGGTGCGAGCGACGAGCCGCTCGCGCTGCTGACCGGACTGCTCGGCATGGTGGCCGCCGCCGCCCTGATCGGCCTGCTCTACACGCTCTACCGGGTGCTGCTGGAGCCCCGGCTGCTGGTGGTGTCCGGGGCCCGCGAGCCGAGCCGGCGGGAGGAGGCCCGGCTGCGCCCCGTGCTGGAGCGGTGCGCGCACCGGCTCGGCCTGCCCACCCTGCCGCGGCTGCTGATGGAGGACGACCCCGTCCTGCCCAACGCCCGGACGTACGCCCGGCACATCGTGGTGACCACCAGCGTGCTGACCGAGCCGGAGGAGGAGATCGCCGCGCTGCTCAGCCACGAACTGGTGCACTGGCGGGCCGGCGACGAGGTCACCAGCGCCTTCGTCCGGGGCGTCGCGCTGCCGCTGACCCTGCTGCACGCCGTCCCGGCGTGGCTGATGCGGACCTTCCCGCATCCGGCCACCAACCTCGTGGTGTTCCTGTTCTTCTGGCCGGTCCTGCTGACCATGAAGTACGTGGTGCTGCCCCTGCACGCCCGGGACGTCCGGGCGGCCGAGTACCGGGCGGACCTGGGCGCGGTGCTCACCGGCCACGTGGACGGGTTGCGCGCCATCCTGGAACGGCGCCGGTCGTTCGAGACCGGGCGCAGCGGCTGGGACGAGGCGGTCTGCGCCACCCACCCGCCGCACGAGCTACGGCTGGACCGCCTCGACCGGGCGGCCGCGCCGTCGACCGTCGGCGACGCGGTCACCCCGGAGCTGCTCTTCGGGAAATCGGGGCCGATCGGCACCCCGCGAGGCTGGCTGGTCGCCGGCGCCGCGGCGCTGGCCCTGTGCGTGGGCGTCGCCGGGCTGGGCGTCGTGCAGTGGGCCTTCTTCCGGCCGCAGGCGGCCGTGGACGGATACTTCTCCGCGCTGACCGACCGGGACGTCGACGCGGCGCTCGACTGGCTGACGCCGGAGGAGCGGGCGACCGTGGGCGACCGGAAACTGCTCGCCGACGTGCTCCGCGCCCAGGGCTACCAGCCGCCGACGGACGTCGAGATCACCGGGCTCGAACGGGACGACGACCGGGCCACCGCCACCGTCTCCTACCGGCTCGGCGACGCGCGGCGTACGGGCACGCTCGCGCTGCGGCGGGACGCGTCGGCCACCGCCGGGCTGTTCCACGGCTGGCGGGTGCTGGACGGCCTGACCTCGCTCGACGTGCCACCCGGTCGCACCGGCCTGGCGCTCAACGGGGTGCCGGTCCCGGCCACCGGCGAGGGTGGCGGCGTCCTGTCGCTGCTGCCGGGTGGCTACACGGCGACCGGTCCGGGCAGCGCCCTCAGCGAGGTGCCACCGGAGCCGGTGCAGGTCGGCCCGGGGCAGCCGCAGGGCGCCGCGCTCGGCCTGACTCCGGTGATCAGGACCGAGGCGACCACCGCCGCCGAGGAACGCGTCCGGGCGTACCTGGACGACTGCGCGAAGAAGGCAGTCGCCGCACCGGAGGGCTGCCCGTTCCGCTACTACGGCAGCGGGATCCGGAAGATCACCTGGGAGGTGCTCGAATACCCGCGTGTCAGCGTGGAGTTGACCGGCCCGGACACGGCCCGGGTCGACACCCCGTACGAGGGGCGGGGCCGGATCCGCGCCACCGGCACCTCCACCGGCTACTTCGGCGGGACCACACCCTTCACCGACGAGCAGGAGCTGGTCGTCAGCGGCGTCCTCACCGCCAGCGGCGACAGCCTCACCTTCCAGACCCGCGACTGA
- a CDS encoding isochorismatase family protein: MTRALVLIDLMPRIIALDLAPHTGAEVLDRCRRLAAAFRAAGEPVVQVRVERPGVAEQPPGSDFAEDLVAPGDILVVKRTVGAFHGTDLDEHLRRRGVDIVVLAGLVTTMGVESTARAASDHGYELEFVADAMSGFAADEHEFAISRIFPRFGTVRGTADYR, translated from the coding sequence GTGACCCGCGCTCTCGTGCTGATCGACCTGATGCCCCGGATCATCGCCCTGGACCTGGCTCCGCACACCGGCGCCGAGGTCCTCGACCGGTGCCGACGGCTCGCCGCCGCGTTCCGGGCGGCGGGCGAACCGGTGGTGCAGGTCCGGGTCGAGCGGCCGGGTGTCGCCGAGCAGCCGCCCGGCAGCGACTTCGCCGAGGACCTGGTCGCGCCCGGCGACATCCTGGTGGTCAAGCGCACCGTCGGCGCCTTCCACGGCACCGACCTGGACGAGCACCTGCGCCGGCGCGGGGTCGACATCGTCGTGCTCGCCGGCCTGGTGACCACGATGGGCGTCGAGTCGACCGCCCGCGCGGCCAGCGACCACGGCTACGAGCTGGAGTTCGTCGCCGACGCCATGTCCGGCTTCGCCGCCGACGAGCACGAGTTCGCGATCAGCCGGATCTTCCCCCGGTTCGGCACCGTCCGGGGCACGGCCGACTACCGCTGA